In Aegilops tauschii subsp. strangulata cultivar AL8/78 chromosome 3, Aet v6.0, whole genome shotgun sequence, one genomic interval encodes:
- the LOC109775468 gene encoding GDSL esterase/lipase At5g45920, with protein MRPRLVLFGDSITEQSFAPGGWGAALAEHFARQADVVLRGLSGYNTRWALKVLDRAMEGAADGGADPAAVTVFFGANDATLPDEVQAHQHVPLGEYKDNLRAICAYFKNKWPSAAIILITPPPIHEPARIRDIYGDNDPSRQPERTNEAAGTYAQACITVAKELGHPVIDIWTQMQQCPDWQTSALSDGLHFTPSGNKILFDEVLKTLESVGFSQHSLRSDLPLFHEIDPKDPLKAFEI; from the exons ATGCGGCCGCGGCTGGTGCTCTTCGGCGACTCAATCACCGAGCAGTCCTTTGCCCCCGGCGGCTGGGGCGCCGCCCTCGCGGAGCACTTCGCGAGGCAG GCGGATGTGGTGCTGCGCGGGCTCAGCGGGTACAACACGCGCTGGGCGCTGAAGGTGCTGGATAGAGCCATGGAGGGGGCGGCCGACGGCGGCGCGGACCCGGCGGCAGTGACGGTGTTCTTCGGCGCCAACGACGCCACCCTGCCCGACGAGGTGCAGGCGCACCAGCACGTGCCGCTCGGGGAGTACAAGGACAACCTGCGCGCGATCTGTGCCTACTTCAAG AATAAGTGGCCCTCCGCTGCCATCATACTCATCACCCCTCCACCGATCCACGAGCCGGCGAGGATTCG AGACATATATGGAGATAATGACCCTTCAAGACAGCCTGAAAGAACAAATGAAGCTGCTGGCACTTATGCACAAGCATGCATAACTGTTGCTAAAGAATTGGGTCATCCAGTTATAGACATCTGGACACAGATGCAGCAATGTCCTGATTGGCAAACATCTGCATTAAG TGACGGGCTACATTTCACCCCGTCCGGGAACAAAATTTTGTTCGACGAGGTGCTGAAGACACTGGAAAGTGTTGGTTTCAGCCAGCACAGTCTCCGGTCCGATCTCCCTCTCTTCCATGAAATTGACCCCAAGGACCCACTGAAAGCCTTTGAGATTTGA